CAAGTACAGATTTCAACATAACATTGAGCATGTAAATGAAGATTAACAACATCAAAGTCCCAAAATTTCTGAAATTGCGAAACAAAGAAGATTCAAAACTTACCAGGCAAGGGAACGGCCAAAATATCCCCAGCCTTAATCGCTGGATTGCCCATGGCATTAACATCCATCAAGTCAGTGATAGTAGTGGAATATCTAAAAGCAATCCCAGTTAACGTATCTTCAGGTTGAACAACGTAAGACAAGTAAATAGCAGGCAACGAATTATCGGTTCCATTAAAGCAAGTACAAGGAAGTGGCACAACAAGAGTCTGTCCAACATCGAGAAGAGAGGGGTCCGAAATGGAATTAGCCTCCCGAATCTGATCTGAAGAGACCAAACCAGCGTAGATGGAATCAGCAATCGAGGAGAGAGTGTCAGATGGGCGAGTCTTGTACCGAGTCGAAACCGATTTACGAATCCCATCAACACAAGAACAAGAAATGGGGATTTTAATAAAGAGCTGCGAAGGTAGAATGTGATTTTCAACATCTGGGTATGAAACATCTATGGCGTTGGCAGTGAGAATCGAAATGGGGTCGACTTGAAAGAGCGAACCAACTTCAGACACCTTGAGGTCGGTGTAAAGAGTGTAACCGAGCAGGGCATTGCAAGAATCGGAGTTGGAACATGGCTCTATAGTTGATTTGGCGGAAACGAAAGCTACATTGACCAAATTAGATGTCAAAATAACGAACAAAAGCAAATTCAGAGCTCTGCAAGCACTAGACAGCACCTGATCTGCCATTCTGGAAGCTTTGTTCTATGGCAAGCTCCTCTAAGAACTAAACAGAGTAAAGCAGAGGgaaattagatttttctttcttttactcctttttttttttcaaaatcaaatatcaaaatgacGGGGTTTTTCCGCTTTTTCCTCTACTTTACTATCCTCCAAGAACAAGAAGTAGAGAAGGTTGGAACTGGAACAAAATTCTTCTTCACATTGAATAAGATAGACCTTTTGGTTCTGCAAACAGCACAAAGGGGTTTTTGGCTTGAAAAAATTACAACTACACTTCTGAAGAATATGGGTATTGTTTCTTTGTTGGATTCAATTAGggttttttgagaaaaaaaggagaagcaGAAGCGAGGGAAAGAATAAGTTTGGAGAAGGGAAGAAGACAAATATGTTCCATTGAGACAGCAGACAAAGGGCAGAATCTCGATCTTCGAGTTTCTTTCATTTGGACTACTTTGCCCATAGTAAAGCTCAAAATTCCCgctttttttcatgtttcaaaCGACGACGTATTGTGACTTTCTGAATCTAGGTTGCTTTTCTCCGGGAGGACAATTTGAGAATTTCagcttttttgctttttgagGGTACGGTGGAGGCACTGGCATCTTAAGTGGGCCCATCCAAGATTTCATTTCAAGTGCCGTTGAGTTTAATGAAAATCCATTTTTTACATTCTTTTAtcgaaaattttaaatataacaaaaatccTAACCATGCATTCGCacacatttttcaaatcaaatgcCTCCTAGTCTATTTGATGGGTTTGAGATGTCTGTGTTTCAAATCAAGTACTATCGGAGGGCTATCAGACAGTAAtcatagtttttaaatttgtcgtttttgtaatttagaaaatgtagtgacataaGCTCTATTATCGTAACTTTTTTTTGCAAGGGccctaattaaaaatacaaaagttgtGTACTGAAGTTATAATATCATTGATACGAAATCTAAATccattaattaacaatatattcCTTGTAGCATGTTACTTCTTGTGATGGACTTCGAGAGAAATCTAATAACTGTTTGTCAACTTCATTGCTTCcatcaatatataatttagtaaCCTACATAGAAAATActatcatatttataaataagtagAAATTGTACAGAAAAATAAGTATCGTAGCTATTGTCTTTCCTCACTTACATGATTTTCAAACCATTCTATAAACTCATTTGTCATGCTTTCTTTGTCTGTTTCTAGGATTAAGATGTTGGAATCCTCATATGTGCTCactaaaaaagttaaaaggttattttagattctatattgaaatttttaaaattgagagaagtTTTACGTACTTGATATATGGGAAGATATCATCACAgttctttaaaatatagagaTGGGCTTGTCTCCACTCTTCTATTGTTAGCCTTCTTGTTTGTTTGACTCATCCCGTAGGATGACCAACAAGTTTAAAGATTGATAATCCTTTATAAGAACTATAATcaatatcttcattttttctcttttggttGAACTTAGCTTCTATGGTGTGAAAATATCTGGTGCAAAACATTACACATTCATTGTCGATATAACCTTATGCTATACAACCTTCAGGATGAGCTCGATTGCGGACACAAGCTTTCAACTTACTTAAATATCTTTCAAAAGGGTACATCCACCTATACCAAACTGGTCCACCAACTCCAACCTCGTTTGGTAAATGGATTAATAAATGtaccattatatatatatatataaaaaaaaaacgatggAGGAAACAACATTTCCATTTTACAAAGAATTTCTGAATTTTCAACTTCGAGAAGATTTATATCTTCCACTTTAACCACTTTTGAGCACAAGATCTTAAAAAAACTACTCAATTTAGTCAATACATCTCGAACCTGCTTTCTCATTAACCCTTGAAGTGCATATGGGAGCAAATATTCCATAATAATATGATACTCGTGACttttaaaaccaaataattttctcCCTTTTAGATTGACACATCTTCCAATCATAGAAGAGAATCCATCtgaaacttttaatttattcaaatgcTGGCAAAATGCATTTCTTTCCTCTTAATGATAACATACAACATGAAGGTGACAAatacaatttgttttcttgttgtaTTGGATGCAATTCCTGTCTTATATTCATTTCTTGAAGATCAAGAAGAGACTTCAAATTATCTTTAGTCCTCCCTTTGATATTTAACGGTATACTAATTacattttcacaaatatttttgtgaatATGCATGACATCTAAATTGTGTCGCAACAACAAAGTATTCCCGTAAGGTAGCTTAAagaatatgtttttctttaaccaATCACTATAacgttttctctttttcacaCTCTTACCAAATATATGTTCTTCAAATTGATTCAACTTGTTCAAGTATATCATTTCTAGACAAATTTTTAGGAGGTAGCTCTTCTTCAATAAATCCATCAAACAACTCCTTTTGTAGTCTCCATTCATTTTCTACAGGTAAAAATCGACGATGTCCTATGTAGCACATTTTCCCActagttttcaaataaagtgaccgaatatcaaaattacatGAAGAACAAGCTAATGTGCCTCTTGTATTCCAACCATATAAGTTTCCATATGCTGGAAAATCATTAACGATCCATAATAATGCAACAtgcatattaaaattttgttttagtgaAGCATCATAAGTTTCAACCCCTACATCCCATAAGAACTTCAGTTCATCAACTAATGGTtgcaaaaatatatcaatatcaCTTACAGGACCTTTAGATCTGGAATGAGTAATGATAGCATGAAATAAGGCTTTTTCATACACATCCACGGTGACAAATCATATGGAATAAGAATGACAGGCCAGATACTATAAGAAAGACTCATAAAAAGTAGATATTAACAAAAGTGTTTAAGAAGCCTTCCATAAAATGTATATGTTTTTCAATGGATTTTATTAACCTTTGATAAAAAgtacatatttttcaaagattttttCGAAACCTCTgataaatgtatattttttaaaaaggttatTTATTATCCTCCgataaatgtatatttttttcaaaggttATTTATTATCCTTCGATAAAGAGTAGATATTATCGAAGGTTTTTCAGCCGCccttcaataaaatatatatcttttttaaagatttttattattttttgataaaaagtatatatttctGAAAGGTTTTTCCTAAACCTCCGATTGaatgtacatttttttgaAGGTTTTTTATAGCCCTCGATAAAAGATGGTCAAAATAGACACTTTCTTGCAATGATATAATATAGacgtatttttaaaaataacaaaataaattaaattatttataagttataacaaaattttggattttatcactgatagtgATTGATAAACTTCAATCACTCTTGCATATTAGTGACTATgagtgatagaatttaaaaattttgctcTAAGTTATAAATAGAGTAATTCTAatggatgaccatttgaggaataataattaagaatataacaacatttaaaaaaaattgcaaatatagcaaaactatcgttgataaacttgtatcactgatagactcgtatgatctatcagtgatagactctatcattgatagaatttgacaaattttgttatatttgtaatttttttaaaaagttgctatatacttaattattttaaatttaattgttaaatttgcaactatccctcgtaaatattttgtaaaatttgttatttttaaaaatttccctATAATATAAGTACATCACAATACTGATggacaaagtaaaaccaaaccaacgtaataaaagaaaataaaatcctttgaaatcaaatttagcTCATAATacacatcgaagaaagtagagaaaaatcacaaatgaagtaaaattactacgatcaacaaccattataattcatattgcacaaaatgtaaaattgatacccaaaaattaagattaagatcGGAAGAACAAATCGTTTTCTGTGTATAAGAAAAGATGATTAGGGCCTTGAAAAGGAGGAGAAGAAATATGaacattattgtttttctgGTAAGAGAAAGAATGATTAGTGTCTTaaaaagtggaagaagaaataatgaataattggacattaaaaaggagaaaagaaataagttgTGAAGggtatttgaaaaattttaaaacaatatgcTATATTTGCTATATCATCTTCTAAAAAAGCTACCCactacaaattttcaaacttaaataGAATTGACACACCTAAACCTTTAACCGGacaatttgaattgaaaaaaacataCTCATTTTATATAATACTTTGGAGTCTAGATGCAAACACACACTCATAAATTAATGGGGcatccataaaaaacaaaaaaaatgataataggAGACATGTCAAGCTAGGACCTAaaccatttctttattaaatacttTTCATTCGGACCATACTATCAAACACTCAAATGTGACGATATTCCCACTCTTCATTTTAAATGTGACCATACTGtcatacaattttttgtttttgtttcttttcttaaaaaaggtcatattatcattttaagtGTGACCCAGTTCGTGACTTTTcgtctaaaattaaatataaatcatgTTTGAGGTTTAATGTGTCGAGCACGTCTAACATTTAGataacaaaacttttattggatatatataaagtagagaaaattaaaggaaaacatTTTGTACATGAAATAGAGGGAAGAAGCATGAAGGTTCACAGACGTGAGAAAACCCGTAATCAATTAGGAAAACAGAATTGGGGAAATTAGTAATGGTGGTGATTGCATTCAGGAGGAAGGCCCTGAGGGAAGCGCTTGAGATCCGTACAATAATTGTAGATCATAAAGTACTTTTGGACCCAGCGGAGGCGGCGCCGACCGAATGCATCGAGTTGGTAGACAGCATGGGGAGAAGCGGCGGAGGAGGACTTGGAGGAGTAGTCGGCGGTGGTGGTGGTAGcgttgaagttgaagttgcGGTAATATGCGGTGAAAGGCGAGTGGGTCCAGTCGATTTTAATTAGTCCGCCACGAGTGGCCCAATTGTCCGCGTTCCAAAGAGAAGAGTAGATTCTCATGGGTTGTGTGTTAGGAAAGGGTACGCCGAATACCTCTGCGTTTCTGAATTCTCTTATTGGATAGTTGTCCACTAAGAATCTGACCAACACAACCACCACCACTCATTATTCAATAACTATTTTGAGTTAGagatagaaaggaaaaaagaaaagtgtgtGTGAGAGTTTGAGCTTAATTACACAATTTGTTGGGGATTCCAAATGATAGAGTAAGTGTGGAAGTTTTTAGTGGGATCAAACCAAAGGTAGAATTGTTGTTCTCTATTTCCCTTTCCCTCAGTGAACACATTTGTATGAAGAATGTATGGGTCACCACTTAAGTTTCccaaaaattcaaagtcaatttCATCATGCCTTGGCCCTTCCGAAGACAACTACCTCAacacaaacaaatacaaatatagatttattaaTATCATCCAATATTCAAATTCACTATTTTTACCATCTTAtcatttctttacttttttagaCAAAAGAATCCCAAAAAAGTCACAATGGCTTGTGAATCAACAGTTCCAGCTAGCTATATGATTTACCTAATCACATCAACACTTGttgttaatataatatctaaattGTTTACTAGCCTTAGGCTCTCCTTCATTTGTCATTTTccttctcatttttgtttctatttattggcTTTGATTTTAGTGATGATATGCCGCCATAAGTGGATGTATCGTAATTAAGtcataagaaagaaaggagtgtagaatgatattgaaaatatttacaaaatataataaacttttacatttttctatctattatcaatgtctatttataatagaatctaaaatttggtatattttgtgaatgctttattttatattactttatatttaaaaatagccATTTAACGTgacttttaaacaaaataataacaataataagtgattttttttaaaaaaataaaacaaatcgacaaaatatttacacataaaacaatttcgaaaatgaaaaaactcatAAACCTAAAATAGAAGATACAACTAATGTCCATGTCAACACATGATTAATTGGTCACTTGAGCGcgcaatatatattttgtacacGATCTTATACtgaagatcgtttagatttggctactaaatctaaacaaaaacaagttttatcAAAATTCTTAGATTTGAATACCAagtgatcgtttagatttgactacttGTTTTGACCtccaacgattttttttcaagatctttcATATTTGGAACCAAAtaacactttgaaaaaaaataatacaaaatttatgatcgattgaaaaaaaattattattttaaaaaatataaaaagaaatggtaaaagaataaagatgaaagacgataaaaaggaaaagatgatgaaaatgagaagtaaacttgaaatattttaaaagaaatagtcACCttcataagttttttttatttttttattttgttactcagtgtaattattttactgatttgttatatttataaaaattaacctaataataataaacaaacaaataaataatagatttaaggaacatttttaaaaatggcaaaataaattaaaatatttacaagctataacaaaattttgaattttattatagtcttctatcactctaacatatcaatgactatgagtaataaaatttgctataggttataagtattttgtaaaattaaccattttttaaaattttctctttttttaacttaaaagatattgaattattataaaattttaaatacaaccaCTTGTATCACATTAAACCTCGATCATTGAATTGATatagaaaatatagaaattaaaatgattaagaAACCAAATTATATCACTTTAAACCTCAAatgattaaattgatataGAAACTAGAaagtatagaaattaaaataattaagtgaccaaattatattatttgaatgatacgaattgaaaatatggtgaacttaaattttattttgtatgtacAAAAAAAGTATAGACAAAGATGCATACACTATCACgacaatttaataattattttatattctttccAAGAAATAAATCATCTTACTCTTAAACTTTTCAAGCCCATTTAAGAACAACTGAGTTTAGCATGTAACTTTATATGATACTcggaaaataattaaaaacaaagaaaaagaataaagtacTTATTAAAGTGTAGTTATTTTATGAATAGTGTTCAAGTATAATGATCTAAACAAAATgctaataaatcaaaattgaaaataatctgttatttacaaaaaaaaattagtaaaatggCTAAcctataatttttaaatagtttcaatttttagaaatttatagttttttctacATCTCCATACTTTTAAAGCTTATGTATCTATAAATGTAATATAGAGtctaaatttaagaaattttttaaaaataacaaattttacaaaatatttacaatctatcgtaaaattcaaaattttactatagctcgtaaatataatttttattaaaatttattaaataaatggtAATGTCCTCAttttaatgaagaaaatattgttaagaaagaaagaaagagtacTGAGAGTACATACATAGTAGGCGGTGACGGTACCGGCGGAGTTACCGGCGACGAGCTTGAGCTGCATATCAATCCGGCCAAAGAGGTAGGTTTTCTTAGAGTGAAAACCAGAGCCAGAAAGGTTAtctaaagaaagagaaagaagggcACCGGAATTAAAAATCTTAGCTCTATCTTCTCCCCAATTTATCTCAAAATCCTCATAAAAGTTTCCCCCATAAACAAAACTACTACAACTACAAACACTCAGCCACCAAAATGCCAACCACTTCACTGCTGAGCCACCGCCCATGTCGTCGGAACTCCGCGCCTAAGAGactaagaaattaaatattgtattgagaagaaagaaaagaagggagatttatatatatgagagagagagagagagagagagagagtaatGAAAGAGGGTGTGAGGGACGCGTGAAGAGAGCTGCCACCTCTGTAATCTCTGATCGCTCACTCACCTTATAAACTACCTTCTCTCACTTCTCACCACCTAATTTTGCTTTAACTTCTCTTTACTTTActgtataatatatacacactttCCCAtttgtattattcttttcttttatttcttctcttcttcttcttcctcctatttctttttctactaattattttcaatttaaagtttcaagattccatttcaaatattaatttctccAACTATTTCTCACCATTTCCATGTACAAccatgatttctttttctaattaacctttttaatttttacccaaatttttaaaattaattacaagcTCTCTACCCATTaaccatataattaaatttaaagtattagcatatataattaatagcaaaagtttatcaataatataatgtattgcAAACATTGACATATAACTGCTTAATCATAAAAGTCTAGCAACTACCACCGTCTTTCACTaatgctatatttacaattttttaaaaagatattgcTATTTATTTAGCTATAATCCCTAAAATTTTTAT
This DNA window, taken from Cucumis sativus cultivar 9930 chromosome 6, Cucumber_9930_V3, whole genome shotgun sequence, encodes the following:
- the LOC101216338 gene encoding lysM domain-containing GPI-anchored protein 1, yielding MADQVLSSACRALNLLLFVILTSNLVNVAFVSAKSTIEPCSNSDSCNALLGYTLYTDLKVSEVGSLFQVDPISILTANAIDVSYPDVENHILPSQLFIKIPISCSCVDGIRKSVSTRYKTRPSDTLSSIADSIYAGLVSSDQIREANSISDPSLLDVGQTLVVPLPCTCFNGTDNSLPAIYLSYVVQPEDTLTGIAFRYSTTITDLMDVNAMGNPAIKAGDILAVPLPACASKFPSYASDFGLIVPNGSYAITASHCVQCSCGPGNLNMYCMPAPFAVSCSSMQCKNSNLMLGNVTAQQSSAGCNVTSCSYGGFVNGTILTMLSSNLQPRCPGPQQFPPLKAPPTTVSRDKNFAPAPAPQFDGSGSPAPSSGLIPSTTGSLPGLPPASGPIGSTSGMNSAPSTASSLVNPLASFPAAFLLFILVNYIMSFSL
- the LOC101216099 gene encoding xyloglucan endotransglucosylase/hydrolase 2, with amino-acid sequence MGGGSAVKWLAFWWLSVCSCSSFVYGGNFYEDFEINWGEDRAKIFNSGALLSLSLDNLSGSGFHSKKTYLFGRIDMQLKLVAGNSAGTVTAYYLSSEGPRHDEIDFEFLGNLSGDPYILHTNVFTEGKGNREQQFYLWFDPTKNFHTYSIIWNPQQIVFLVDNYPIREFRNAEVFGVPFPNTQPMRIYSSLWNADNWATRGGLIKIDWTHSPFTAYYRNFNFNATTTTADYSSKSSSAASPHAVYQLDAFGRRRLRWVQKYFMIYNYCTDLKRFPQGLPPECNHHHY